From one Triticum urartu cultivar G1812 chromosome 3, Tu2.1, whole genome shotgun sequence genomic stretch:
- the LOC125544945 gene encoding WD repeat-containing protein 13 isoform X4: MADDSTATASASAPAPASPCSAPSRPTDPDFLSCVLQPPTSSSSTSRPDPDYAALRRLLLRRKSSSALNHRMEWRCNGKGYVAYRNFLLRRIEAASSSAHSTPSNSGRWFASPTTFSEADSWSSIRDLRSNSGKLSRTMSVSSKQSEPERHVRFAEPAYSFVGMHCIFDNCKASVTVLQFGRTNSDLLAYGSSDGSLTVCQVSEPPSVLQKLTGHSKDITDFDFSSNNQYIASCSMDKTVRVWEISKGTCIRVVYGVSSQLCICFHPVNNNLLLVGNANREINAINFSTGRVISKLTCDNAVTALDIDHTGQLIFAGDAQGYIYTISVNSHTGSLSRTHKNKSCKSKSSITTIHIATNSHGYLTLICSLKLASPVQNIRASFCPLLSLEKGEFIVTGSGDSNVYFYDLARPKNSCVNKLQGHGSPVMGVAWNHGENLLASSDSDGTVIVWKRAKTN; encoded by the exons ATGGCGGACGACTCTACGGccaccgcctccgcctccgcccccgCCCCGGCGTCGCCGTGCTCCGCCCCCTCCCGGCCCACGGACCCCGACTTCCTCAGCTGCGTCCTCCAGCccccgacctcctcctcctcaacctccCGCCCCGACCCCGACtacgccgccctccgccgcctcctcctccgccgcaaGTCCTCCTCCGCGCTCAACCACCGCATG GAGTGGCGGTGCAACGGCAAGGGCTACGTCGCCTACCGGAACTTCCTCCTCCGCCGTATCGAAGCCGCCTCAAGCAGCGCCCACAGCACGCCCAGCAACAG TGGGAGGTGGTTTGCTAGCCCTACTACATTTTCTGAAGCAGACAGCTGGAGTTCTATCAGG GACCTCAGAAGTAACAGCGGTAAGTTAAGCCGCACCATGAGTGTCAGCTCAAAGCAGAGTGAACCTGAGCGCCATGTCAGATTCGCCGAACCTGCGTACTCGTTTGTTGGAATGCATTGCATCTTTGACAATTGCAAAGCATCAG TTACCGTATTGCAATTTGGCCGCACGAATTCAGATCTGCTTGCTTATGGTTCATCCGATGGCAGTTTGACGGTTTGCCAGGTTTCTGAGCCACCCTCTGTTCTTCAAAAATTAACAGGACATTCAAAAGATATCACAG ATTTTGATTTTTCATCTAATAACCAGTACATAGCTTCATGCTCCATGGATAAAACTGTGAGAGTGTGGGAGATCTCTAAAGGCACTTGTATCAGAGTCGTATATGGAGTTTCTTCCCAGCTATGCATCTGCTTTCATCCC GTGAACAATAATTTGCTGTTAGTTGGCAATGCAAACAGGGAAATCAAT GCAATTAATTTTAGTACTGGGAGAGTAATCAGCAAACTCACCTGTGACAATGCGGTTACAGCGTTGGATATCGACCACACTGGTCAGCTTATTTTTGCTGGTGATGCGCAG GGTTACATATACACTATTAGTGTGAACTCTCACACAGGGTCTTTATCTAGAACTCATAAGAACAAGAGTTGTAAGAGCAAATCTTCCATTACAACCATCCA CATTGCAACAAATTCCCATGGATACTTGACTCTCATATGCTCTCTAAAATTGGCTTCACCAGTGCAGAATATCCGTGCTTCTTTCTGTCCACTTCTTTCCCTTGAGAAAGGGGAATTCATAG TTACTGGCAGTGGAGATTCGAATGTTTACTTCTATGATTTGGCTCGGCCAAAGAATTCATGTGTAAATAAACTGCAG GGACACGGCTCTCCAGTAATGGGAGTAGCCTGGAATCACGGGGAAAATTTGCTCGCCTCATCCGATTCAGATGGTACAGTTATTGTATGGAAACGAGCAAAAACTAATTAG
- the LOC125544945 gene encoding WD repeat-containing protein 13 isoform X3 gives MADDSTATASASAPAPASPCSAPSRPTDPDFLSCVLQPPTSSSSTSRPDPDYAALRRLLLRRKSSSALNHRMEWRCNGKGYVAYRNFLLRRIEAASSSAHSTPSNSGRWFASPTTFSEADSWSSIRDLRSNSGKLSRTMSVSSKQSEPERHVRFAEPAYSFVGMHCIFDNCKASVTVLQFGRTNSDLLAYGSSDGSLTVCQVSEPPSVLQKLTGHSKDITDFDFSSNNQYIASCSMDKTVRVWEISKGTCIRVVYGVSSQLCICFHPVNNNLLLVGNANREINAINFSTGRVISKLTCDNAVTALDIDHTGQLIFAGDAQGYIYTISVNSHTGSLSRTHKNKSCKSKSSITTIQYRTFSLVARCPVLLSCAQDGNLYFFSIATNSHGYLTLICSLKLASPVQNIRASFCPLLSLEKGEFIGIDEAIYIPEGTRLSSNGSSLESRGKFARLIRFRWYSYCMETSKN, from the exons ATGGCGGACGACTCTACGGccaccgcctccgcctccgcccccgCCCCGGCGTCGCCGTGCTCCGCCCCCTCCCGGCCCACGGACCCCGACTTCCTCAGCTGCGTCCTCCAGCccccgacctcctcctcctcaacctccCGCCCCGACCCCGACtacgccgccctccgccgcctcctcctccgccgcaaGTCCTCCTCCGCGCTCAACCACCGCATG GAGTGGCGGTGCAACGGCAAGGGCTACGTCGCCTACCGGAACTTCCTCCTCCGCCGTATCGAAGCCGCCTCAAGCAGCGCCCACAGCACGCCCAGCAACAG TGGGAGGTGGTTTGCTAGCCCTACTACATTTTCTGAAGCAGACAGCTGGAGTTCTATCAGG GACCTCAGAAGTAACAGCGGTAAGTTAAGCCGCACCATGAGTGTCAGCTCAAAGCAGAGTGAACCTGAGCGCCATGTCAGATTCGCCGAACCTGCGTACTCGTTTGTTGGAATGCATTGCATCTTTGACAATTGCAAAGCATCAG TTACCGTATTGCAATTTGGCCGCACGAATTCAGATCTGCTTGCTTATGGTTCATCCGATGGCAGTTTGACGGTTTGCCAGGTTTCTGAGCCACCCTCTGTTCTTCAAAAATTAACAGGACATTCAAAAGATATCACAG ATTTTGATTTTTCATCTAATAACCAGTACATAGCTTCATGCTCCATGGATAAAACTGTGAGAGTGTGGGAGATCTCTAAAGGCACTTGTATCAGAGTCGTATATGGAGTTTCTTCCCAGCTATGCATCTGCTTTCATCCC GTGAACAATAATTTGCTGTTAGTTGGCAATGCAAACAGGGAAATCAAT GCAATTAATTTTAGTACTGGGAGAGTAATCAGCAAACTCACCTGTGACAATGCGGTTACAGCGTTGGATATCGACCACACTGGTCAGCTTATTTTTGCTGGTGATGCGCAG GGTTACATATACACTATTAGTGTGAACTCTCACACAGGGTCTTTATCTAGAACTCATAAGAACAAGAGTTGTAAGAGCAAATCTTCCATTACAACCATCCAGTACCGTACCTTCTCTCTCGTAGCACGTTGTCCAGTACTTCTCTCTTGTGCTCAAGATGGAAACCTGTATTTCTTCAG CATTGCAACAAATTCCCATGGATACTTGACTCTCATATGCTCTCTAAAATTGGCTTCACCAGTGCAGAATATCCGTGCTTCTTTCTGTCCACTTCTTTCCCTTGAGAAAGGGGAATTCATAG GTATTGATGAAGCCATTTACATCCCTGAAGGGACACGGCTCTCCAGTAATGGGAGTAGCCTGGAATCACGGGGAAAATTTGCTCGCCTCATCCGATTCAGATGGTACAGTTATTGTATGGAAACGAGCAAAAACTAA
- the LOC125548687 gene encoding BTB/POZ and MATH domain-containing protein 1-like, giving the protein MSASRIPPRTMSASACAPETAQGTHLFKIDGYSLCRGLGVGKSIRSTTFRVGGHDWCVYFYPDGLTEDSKDYVSVFLELRTENAEARALYHLRVVDQVWPPPPFTWPIPSQYQPLVFNSADDYERCWGYTHFMRRTELRPYVLEDTLILECNLAVIELKDAQEADVKVNFEAQAPPSELVDNLSSLLEATEGSDVSFKVKEEVFPAHKIILAMRSPVFRVKFYGPMRDESSRSITVEDMQPAVFRGLLHFIYTDSLPPLDYLDDDEYEEMVRHLLVAADRYAMERMKYMCEIKLCEVLHTGTVATTLALADQHHCSKLKDACIGFINSSNRMVGMMASKGYESLKRTCPSVIADILEKAAKTRRI; this is encoded by the coding sequence ATGTCGGCATCCCGGATCCCACCACGGACGATgtcggcgtcggcctgcgccccGGAGACCGCGCAGGGCACGCACCTGTTCAAGATCGACGGCTACAGCCTGTGCAGGGGCCTCGGCGTCGGCAAGTCCATCCGGTCCACCACCTTCCGCGTCGGCGGCCACGACTGGTGCGTCTACTTCTACCCCGACGGCCTCACCGAGGACAGCAAGGACTACGTTTCAGTCTTCCTCGAGCTCAGGACCGAGAACGCAGAGGCGAGGGCGCTCTACCATCTGAGGGTGGTCGACCAGGTCTGGCCGCCGCCACCTTTCACGTGGCCGATCCCCAGCCAGTACCAGCCGCTGGTGTTTAACTCCGCTGATGACTATGAGCGCTGCTGGGGCTACACCCATTTCATGAGGAGGACGGAGCTGCGGCCGTACGTTCTGGAGGACACCCTTATCCTCGAGTGCAATCTTGCCGTCATCGAGTTGAAGGACGCACAAGAGGCTGATGTCAAGGTTAACTTTGAGGCCCAGGCGCCGCCGTCCGAATTGGTTGATAACCTTAGCAGCTTGCTGGAGGCTACGGAGGGATCTGATGTGTCTTTCAAGGTCAAGGAGGAGGTTTTCCCAGCCCATAAGATCATCCTCGCAATGCGGTCGCCGGTCTTCAGGGTGAAGTTCTACGGCCCGATGAGGGATGAGAGTAGCCGCAGCATAACCGTCGAAGACATGCAGCCCGCTGTTTTCAGAGGACTGCTTCACTTCATCTACACTGATTCGTTGCCTCCATTGGATTACCTGGATGACGATGAGTATGAAGAAATGGTTAGGCATTTGCTGGTGGCCGCAGATAGGTACGCCATGGAAAGGATGAAGTACATGTGCGAGATCAAACTTTGTGAGGTTCTTCATACCGGGACTGTTGCGACCACCTTAGCTTTAGCCGATCAGCATCATTGCAGCAAGCTCAAAGATGCATGCATTGGATTCATCAACTCTTCAAATAGAATGGTTGGTATGATGGCAAGTAAAGGGTACGAGTCCCTGAAAAGGACATGTCCTTCTGTCATTGCTGATATATTGGAGAAAGCAGCTAAGACTCGTAGAATTTAG
- the LOC125544945 gene encoding WD repeat-containing protein 13 isoform X2, with the protein MADDSTATASASAPAPASPCSAPSRPTDPDFLSCVLQPPTSSSSTSRPDPDYAALRRLLLRRKSSSALNHRMEWRCNGKGYVAYRNFLLRRIEAASSSAHSTPSNSGRWFASPTTFSEADSWSSIRDLRSNSGKLSRTMSVSSKQSEPERHVRFAEPAYSFVGMHCIFDNCKASVTVLQFGRTNSDLLAYGSSDGSLTVCQVSEPPSVLQKLTGHSKDITDFDFSSNNQYIASCSMDKTVRVWEISKGTCIRVVYGVSSQLCICFHPAINFSTGRVISKLTCDNAVTALDIDHTGQLIFAGDAQGYIYTISVNSHTGSLSRTHKNKSCKSKSSITTIQYRTFSLVARCPVLLSCAQDGNLYFFSIATNSHGYLTLICSLKLASPVQNIRASFCPLLSLEKGEFIVTGSGDSNVYFYDLARPKNSCVNKLQGHGSPVMGVAWNHGENLLASSDSDGTVIVWKRAKTN; encoded by the exons ATGGCGGACGACTCTACGGccaccgcctccgcctccgcccccgCCCCGGCGTCGCCGTGCTCCGCCCCCTCCCGGCCCACGGACCCCGACTTCCTCAGCTGCGTCCTCCAGCccccgacctcctcctcctcaacctccCGCCCCGACCCCGACtacgccgccctccgccgcctcctcctccgccgcaaGTCCTCCTCCGCGCTCAACCACCGCATG GAGTGGCGGTGCAACGGCAAGGGCTACGTCGCCTACCGGAACTTCCTCCTCCGCCGTATCGAAGCCGCCTCAAGCAGCGCCCACAGCACGCCCAGCAACAG TGGGAGGTGGTTTGCTAGCCCTACTACATTTTCTGAAGCAGACAGCTGGAGTTCTATCAGG GACCTCAGAAGTAACAGCGGTAAGTTAAGCCGCACCATGAGTGTCAGCTCAAAGCAGAGTGAACCTGAGCGCCATGTCAGATTCGCCGAACCTGCGTACTCGTTTGTTGGAATGCATTGCATCTTTGACAATTGCAAAGCATCAG TTACCGTATTGCAATTTGGCCGCACGAATTCAGATCTGCTTGCTTATGGTTCATCCGATGGCAGTTTGACGGTTTGCCAGGTTTCTGAGCCACCCTCTGTTCTTCAAAAATTAACAGGACATTCAAAAGATATCACAG ATTTTGATTTTTCATCTAATAACCAGTACATAGCTTCATGCTCCATGGATAAAACTGTGAGAGTGTGGGAGATCTCTAAAGGCACTTGTATCAGAGTCGTATATGGAGTTTCTTCCCAGCTATGCATCTGCTTTCATCCC GCAATTAATTTTAGTACTGGGAGAGTAATCAGCAAACTCACCTGTGACAATGCGGTTACAGCGTTGGATATCGACCACACTGGTCAGCTTATTTTTGCTGGTGATGCGCAG GGTTACATATACACTATTAGTGTGAACTCTCACACAGGGTCTTTATCTAGAACTCATAAGAACAAGAGTTGTAAGAGCAAATCTTCCATTACAACCATCCAGTACCGTACCTTCTCTCTCGTAGCACGTTGTCCAGTACTTCTCTCTTGTGCTCAAGATGGAAACCTGTATTTCTTCAG CATTGCAACAAATTCCCATGGATACTTGACTCTCATATGCTCTCTAAAATTGGCTTCACCAGTGCAGAATATCCGTGCTTCTTTCTGTCCACTTCTTTCCCTTGAGAAAGGGGAATTCATAG TTACTGGCAGTGGAGATTCGAATGTTTACTTCTATGATTTGGCTCGGCCAAAGAATTCATGTGTAAATAAACTGCAG GGACACGGCTCTCCAGTAATGGGAGTAGCCTGGAATCACGGGGAAAATTTGCTCGCCTCATCCGATTCAGATGGTACAGTTATTGTATGGAAACGAGCAAAAACTAATTAG
- the LOC125544945 gene encoding WD repeat-containing protein 13 isoform X5 yields MADDSTATASASAPAPASPCSAPSRPTDPDFLSCVLQPPTSSSSTSRPDPDYAALRRLLLRRKSSSALNHRMEWRCNGKGYVAYRNFLLRRIEAASSSAHSTPSNSGRWFASPTTFSEADSWSSIRDLRSNSGKLSRTMSVSSKQSEPERHVRFAEPAYSFVGMHCIFDNCKASVTVLQFGRTNSDLLAYGSSDGSLTVCQVSEPPSVLQKLTGHSKDITDFDFSSNNQYIASCSMDKTVRVWEISKGTCIRVVYGVSSQLCICFHPVNNNLLLVGNANREINAINFSTGRVISKLTCDNAVTALDIDHTGQLIFAGDAQGYIYTISVNSHTGSLSRTHKNKSCKSKSSITTIHIATNSHGYLTLICSLKLASPVQNIRASFCPLLSLEKGEFIGIDEAIYIPEGTRLSSNGSSLESRGKFARLIRFRWYSYCMETSKN; encoded by the exons ATGGCGGACGACTCTACGGccaccgcctccgcctccgcccccgCCCCGGCGTCGCCGTGCTCCGCCCCCTCCCGGCCCACGGACCCCGACTTCCTCAGCTGCGTCCTCCAGCccccgacctcctcctcctcaacctccCGCCCCGACCCCGACtacgccgccctccgccgcctcctcctccgccgcaaGTCCTCCTCCGCGCTCAACCACCGCATG GAGTGGCGGTGCAACGGCAAGGGCTACGTCGCCTACCGGAACTTCCTCCTCCGCCGTATCGAAGCCGCCTCAAGCAGCGCCCACAGCACGCCCAGCAACAG TGGGAGGTGGTTTGCTAGCCCTACTACATTTTCTGAAGCAGACAGCTGGAGTTCTATCAGG GACCTCAGAAGTAACAGCGGTAAGTTAAGCCGCACCATGAGTGTCAGCTCAAAGCAGAGTGAACCTGAGCGCCATGTCAGATTCGCCGAACCTGCGTACTCGTTTGTTGGAATGCATTGCATCTTTGACAATTGCAAAGCATCAG TTACCGTATTGCAATTTGGCCGCACGAATTCAGATCTGCTTGCTTATGGTTCATCCGATGGCAGTTTGACGGTTTGCCAGGTTTCTGAGCCACCCTCTGTTCTTCAAAAATTAACAGGACATTCAAAAGATATCACAG ATTTTGATTTTTCATCTAATAACCAGTACATAGCTTCATGCTCCATGGATAAAACTGTGAGAGTGTGGGAGATCTCTAAAGGCACTTGTATCAGAGTCGTATATGGAGTTTCTTCCCAGCTATGCATCTGCTTTCATCCC GTGAACAATAATTTGCTGTTAGTTGGCAATGCAAACAGGGAAATCAAT GCAATTAATTTTAGTACTGGGAGAGTAATCAGCAAACTCACCTGTGACAATGCGGTTACAGCGTTGGATATCGACCACACTGGTCAGCTTATTTTTGCTGGTGATGCGCAG GGTTACATATACACTATTAGTGTGAACTCTCACACAGGGTCTTTATCTAGAACTCATAAGAACAAGAGTTGTAAGAGCAAATCTTCCATTACAACCATCCA CATTGCAACAAATTCCCATGGATACTTGACTCTCATATGCTCTCTAAAATTGGCTTCACCAGTGCAGAATATCCGTGCTTCTTTCTGTCCACTTCTTTCCCTTGAGAAAGGGGAATTCATAG GTATTGATGAAGCCATTTACATCCCTGAAGGGACACGGCTCTCCAGTAATGGGAGTAGCCTGGAATCACGGGGAAAATTTGCTCGCCTCATCCGATTCAGATGGTACAGTTATTGTATGGAAACGAGCAAAAACTAA
- the LOC125544945 gene encoding WD repeat-containing protein 13 isoform X6: protein MADDSTATASASAPAPASPCSAPSRPTDPDFLSCVLQPPTSSSSTSRPDPDYAALRRLLLRRKSSSALNHRMEWRCNGKGYVAYRNFLLRRIEAASSSAHSTPSNSGRWFASPTTFSEADSWSSIRDLRSNSGKLSRTMSVSSKQSEPERHVRFAEPAYSFVGMHCIFDNCKASVTVLQFGRTNSDLLAYGSSDGSLTVCQVSEPPSVLQKLTGHSKDITDFDFSSNNQYIASCSMDKTVRVWEISKGTCIRVVYGVSSQLCICFHPVNNNLLLVGNANREINAINFSTGRVISKLTCDNAVTALDIDHTGQLIFAGDAQGYIYTISVNSHTGSLSRTHKNKSCKSKSSITTIHAEYPCFFLSTSFP, encoded by the exons ATGGCGGACGACTCTACGGccaccgcctccgcctccgcccccgCCCCGGCGTCGCCGTGCTCCGCCCCCTCCCGGCCCACGGACCCCGACTTCCTCAGCTGCGTCCTCCAGCccccgacctcctcctcctcaacctccCGCCCCGACCCCGACtacgccgccctccgccgcctcctcctccgccgcaaGTCCTCCTCCGCGCTCAACCACCGCATG GAGTGGCGGTGCAACGGCAAGGGCTACGTCGCCTACCGGAACTTCCTCCTCCGCCGTATCGAAGCCGCCTCAAGCAGCGCCCACAGCACGCCCAGCAACAG TGGGAGGTGGTTTGCTAGCCCTACTACATTTTCTGAAGCAGACAGCTGGAGTTCTATCAGG GACCTCAGAAGTAACAGCGGTAAGTTAAGCCGCACCATGAGTGTCAGCTCAAAGCAGAGTGAACCTGAGCGCCATGTCAGATTCGCCGAACCTGCGTACTCGTTTGTTGGAATGCATTGCATCTTTGACAATTGCAAAGCATCAG TTACCGTATTGCAATTTGGCCGCACGAATTCAGATCTGCTTGCTTATGGTTCATCCGATGGCAGTTTGACGGTTTGCCAGGTTTCTGAGCCACCCTCTGTTCTTCAAAAATTAACAGGACATTCAAAAGATATCACAG ATTTTGATTTTTCATCTAATAACCAGTACATAGCTTCATGCTCCATGGATAAAACTGTGAGAGTGTGGGAGATCTCTAAAGGCACTTGTATCAGAGTCGTATATGGAGTTTCTTCCCAGCTATGCATCTGCTTTCATCCC GTGAACAATAATTTGCTGTTAGTTGGCAATGCAAACAGGGAAATCAAT GCAATTAATTTTAGTACTGGGAGAGTAATCAGCAAACTCACCTGTGACAATGCGGTTACAGCGTTGGATATCGACCACACTGGTCAGCTTATTTTTGCTGGTGATGCGCAG GGTTACATATACACTATTAGTGTGAACTCTCACACAGGGTCTTTATCTAGAACTCATAAGAACAAGAGTTGTAAGAGCAAATCTTCCATTACAACCATCCA TGCAGAATATCCGTGCTTCTTTCTGTCCACTTCTTTCCCTTGA
- the LOC125544945 gene encoding WD repeat-containing protein 13 isoform X1, with protein sequence MADDSTATASASAPAPASPCSAPSRPTDPDFLSCVLQPPTSSSSTSRPDPDYAALRRLLLRRKSSSALNHRMEWRCNGKGYVAYRNFLLRRIEAASSSAHSTPSNSGRWFASPTTFSEADSWSSIRDLRSNSGKLSRTMSVSSKQSEPERHVRFAEPAYSFVGMHCIFDNCKASVTVLQFGRTNSDLLAYGSSDGSLTVCQVSEPPSVLQKLTGHSKDITDFDFSSNNQYIASCSMDKTVRVWEISKGTCIRVVYGVSSQLCICFHPVNNNLLLVGNANREINAINFSTGRVISKLTCDNAVTALDIDHTGQLIFAGDAQGYIYTISVNSHTGSLSRTHKNKSCKSKSSITTIQYRTFSLVARCPVLLSCAQDGNLYFFSIATNSHGYLTLICSLKLASPVQNIRASFCPLLSLEKGEFIVTGSGDSNVYFYDLARPKNSCVNKLQGHGSPVMGVAWNHGENLLASSDSDGTVIVWKRAKTN encoded by the exons ATGGCGGACGACTCTACGGccaccgcctccgcctccgcccccgCCCCGGCGTCGCCGTGCTCCGCCCCCTCCCGGCCCACGGACCCCGACTTCCTCAGCTGCGTCCTCCAGCccccgacctcctcctcctcaacctccCGCCCCGACCCCGACtacgccgccctccgccgcctcctcctccgccgcaaGTCCTCCTCCGCGCTCAACCACCGCATG GAGTGGCGGTGCAACGGCAAGGGCTACGTCGCCTACCGGAACTTCCTCCTCCGCCGTATCGAAGCCGCCTCAAGCAGCGCCCACAGCACGCCCAGCAACAG TGGGAGGTGGTTTGCTAGCCCTACTACATTTTCTGAAGCAGACAGCTGGAGTTCTATCAGG GACCTCAGAAGTAACAGCGGTAAGTTAAGCCGCACCATGAGTGTCAGCTCAAAGCAGAGTGAACCTGAGCGCCATGTCAGATTCGCCGAACCTGCGTACTCGTTTGTTGGAATGCATTGCATCTTTGACAATTGCAAAGCATCAG TTACCGTATTGCAATTTGGCCGCACGAATTCAGATCTGCTTGCTTATGGTTCATCCGATGGCAGTTTGACGGTTTGCCAGGTTTCTGAGCCACCCTCTGTTCTTCAAAAATTAACAGGACATTCAAAAGATATCACAG ATTTTGATTTTTCATCTAATAACCAGTACATAGCTTCATGCTCCATGGATAAAACTGTGAGAGTGTGGGAGATCTCTAAAGGCACTTGTATCAGAGTCGTATATGGAGTTTCTTCCCAGCTATGCATCTGCTTTCATCCC GTGAACAATAATTTGCTGTTAGTTGGCAATGCAAACAGGGAAATCAAT GCAATTAATTTTAGTACTGGGAGAGTAATCAGCAAACTCACCTGTGACAATGCGGTTACAGCGTTGGATATCGACCACACTGGTCAGCTTATTTTTGCTGGTGATGCGCAG GGTTACATATACACTATTAGTGTGAACTCTCACACAGGGTCTTTATCTAGAACTCATAAGAACAAGAGTTGTAAGAGCAAATCTTCCATTACAACCATCCAGTACCGTACCTTCTCTCTCGTAGCACGTTGTCCAGTACTTCTCTCTTGTGCTCAAGATGGAAACCTGTATTTCTTCAG CATTGCAACAAATTCCCATGGATACTTGACTCTCATATGCTCTCTAAAATTGGCTTCACCAGTGCAGAATATCCGTGCTTCTTTCTGTCCACTTCTTTCCCTTGAGAAAGGGGAATTCATAG TTACTGGCAGTGGAGATTCGAATGTTTACTTCTATGATTTGGCTCGGCCAAAGAATTCATGTGTAAATAAACTGCAG GGACACGGCTCTCCAGTAATGGGAGTAGCCTGGAATCACGGGGAAAATTTGCTCGCCTCATCCGATTCAGATGGTACAGTTATTGTATGGAAACGAGCAAAAACTAATTAG